The nucleotide sequence CGTGACGTCGCCGGCCGTGACCTTCTGGTACCGGGCGAGGTCTTTCTCGAAAAACCCGGGATCACCGACGCGCCTGTTGTACATGTTCAGGAGATCGGCCCGCCCCGTGACGCGCTCGGCGCTGAAGACGAGGCCCGAGAGCGTACGTGTCCTCGCGCGATCGAGCTCCTCGGCCGCAGGCGGCGCGGCGCGCAGTTTGTCGAGCTCCTCGTCGACCACCTTGAAGACCTCGTCGAGGTTCTTGTCTTTCTGGAGCGTGACCGTGATCTCGAAGACGCTGCCGAGCTCGGCGGACTCCTGCGCCGCGCTGACGCTCTGGGCGATCTGCATGTCGTAGACGAGCCGCTTGTAGAGGCGGCTCGATTTGCCGCTCGCGAGCACGTCGGAGACCATGTCGAGCTCCGCGTCGCCGGACACGAAATGCGGCGGCGTGGTCCAGGAGATCACGAGCCGCGGGAGCGTGACGCCCGCCTCGACGTCGAGCCGCGTCTCCTTCGTGAGCGGCGAGGGCACGGGCCCGCGGACGGGCTTCGGATCGGCCCCGCGCGGGAGGCCCGCGAAATATCTGGTGACGAGCTCCTTCGCCTTCGCCGGCTGGAAATCCCCCGCGATGACCAGGGTCGCGTTGTTCGGCACGTAGTACCGCTTGAAGAAGTCGCGCACGTCGTCGAACGTGGCGGCGTCGAGGTCCTGGGGCGTGCCGATCGTGAGGCGGTGGTAGGGGTGCGTCTTCGGAAAGAGCGTGCCGCGGATGAACTGGCGGACGAGGCCGTACGGGGCGTTTTCGTAGTTCTGCCGGCGCTCGTTTTTCACGACCTCGCGCTGGCTCTTGAACGTCTCGTCGTTGGCGTGGTCGAGCAGGTAACCCATGCGGTCGCTCTCGAGCCAGAGCGCGAGCCCGAGCTCGCCGGACGGGACGGTCTCGTAGTAGTTCGTCCGGTCCGTGTTCGTCGTGCCGTTCCTGTCGCTCGCGCCGGCGCGCTCGAGGTAACGGAAGAACTGGTCCTCGCCGACGTTGCGCGAGCCCTGGAACATCACGTGCTCGAAGAGGTGCGCGAAGCCGTTGCGGCCGGGGCCCTCGTCCTTGGAGCCGACGTGGTACCAGACGTTCACCGCGACCACGGGCGTGCGGTGATCCTCGTGCAGGATGACCTCGAGGCCGTTCGGAAGGACGAACTTCTCGAAAGGCAAAGACACGCGCATGCTCGACCCCGCGGCAGCGGCGGTCGCAGGCGGCGCGTCGGCCGTGGCCTGGGCCAGCGAGAGGCCCGTCGGCACGGCGATAAGGGCGAGGGACACGAGCCCGAAGGCGGCCCTCCTCGAGTTTCGACGCAGCATTGCGGGCCTTGTAGCAAATTCTCGGGCGGGCGGCCCCCAGGATCGGCGCCGTCCGGGCCTTCCGGGAACTCCAAGCAGCAAGCTGTTGTCGCGCTCCGAAGACCAGCCTAAGCCAGGCACAACGAGAGCGAGACACCCATGCGTATGCTCTTTCCTCTGATCCTTCTCGTCGCCATGGCTGGATGCGCCCCGACCGCGGCATCCACCCCCGGCCCCCAGACGCCCACGAACGCAGGCGACACGCCCCCCACCCCCACGAAGACGACCCCGCCGGGCGCGACGGCTCAGCCCGACGCGGGCAAGCCAGGCGGCGACAAGAAGCCCTACCGCGAGGAGGAGCTCGCCGAGCCGAAGTTCGACCTCGTCATCACGCCCCTGCCCCCGGCCCCGAAGGGCCTGGCCGCGGCGCCCAAGGCGTGTGACGTGTTCCTCAAGCGAAAGCTCACGGAGGCGCCCTCCTGCGCCGAGCCGGCGCGAGCGCTCGAGGCCCTCGACAAGGCCCTCGCCGAAGGGAACGTGGACAAACGTGACGCGATGCTCGCCGGCCTCGAGTCGTGCGCGGGCCTGCCGCCCGGCGTGGCGCGCGCCCTGCGCGCCGAGCTCGCGCCCATGGCGTGCGCGGACGTGATCCTCGAGCCCGTGATCGCCGCGCCCCCGAAGGGCATCGACGGCGCCGTCTACACGACGATGCGTGGCCTCGCGACCGCAGCGCGGCTCTCCCGCGCCGGCGACGCGCCCCCGAAGATCACGCCGCCCTACGACAAGCAGAAGCTGCTCGCGTTCATCAACGGCCCGATGAAGGACTGGGTCGCCGAGCAGGCGACGGCCATCCAGGCGCTCTCGAACGACGCCGCCGGCCTGCGGTACTACGCCCGCGGCGTCGCGGCCATCGAGGCCGGCATGGCCGATCTCAGGCTCGTCGAGGCCGTCCGCGCGGTGCCGCTGCCGCCGGAGCTCGCGAAGGAGCCCGACGCCCGGAACATCTACTACGCCGAGCTCGATCAGACCCTCGACCCGCGCAAGGACCGCGGCCGAGACGCGGTGCTCGTCGGCATGCGAGACCTCGCGGCCGTGGGCGTGCTGCGCGACACGCGCCTCGACCGCGCGCGCGCGCTGCTCTCGCGCCTCTACGGCGGCCGGCGCATCGACGCGCTCGACGCCCTGATCGTGCCGCCGCTGCCCAAGGTCGCGCCCGCGGACCTCACCGAGCGGCTCGCGACGAAGCTGCCGACGTTCCACGCGGGGCTGCTCCTGCCGAAGGACGCCGCGGCGAAGGCGAGCGTCCTGCGCGCGCTGATGGAGCGTGGGATCCCGCTGCCGCACCGGATTGCGCTGAAAAACGAGACGCCCGTCGACGACGCCCGCCGCATGTACGCGCGAGCACGCGTCGAGCTCGGCCGCGTCTATCTGCGCGCGGTCGATTTTGATCAAGCGGCGTCGCTGTATGCGGGGCTGCCCGAGGGAGCACGGACGGACGAGGACGCATTTTTCTCCGCGCTCGTCGAGGCGCTTCGCAACGGGCCGGAGGACGCCGCCACGATGGTCCGATCGGCGCCCGTCCCGATGCTCGGCATGGGGCAAATCGCGGGCCTCGACGCGATCACGAAGGCGAAGGGCCCGTTCGCGGGCGCGGCGGCCTTCGACGCGGCGCTCATCAAGCAGATCACGGCGCCCATCGGCGCGGACGCGGCCTATTTCCGCGACGTCGCCGCGCGATTCAAGGAGGCCGCCGGCCTGCTCGGCGACGCCGCCCAGCGCAAGAGCGCCGAAGACCGCGCCAAGGCCGCCGAGGCCACGGCGAGCGCCATTCGCTGAAGCAACTTCCCTTTTTCTGTCCACTCCCCCATAAGGCCGTCCCCATTCGAATTTGACGCGCGCGAAACGCGCTGCGCTACGGGGCGAACACGCCTACGCACGCCAGCGTCTTTGCCGCGACGTTGACGCGAACGCGATAGGATCGATACCGTACGCGTTCCCCTCGCTTGTCTGTAGGCCGACCTTATGACCGGGAACACGGGATTGGGTCGCGTGCGTCCCAGGAAACTTTTCGTGGAATCGATAGCGTCCCACCGCAATGCGACGCCGCCCGCCGCGGCCCACCCCCCCGACGATGCGCTCCTCCGGCTCGAAAGCGCGATGCTCCGCGTCGCGGCCGGCGGCGCGCCCGAGCTCCTCCTCGTGGGCGGCGGCAAACACGCCGCCCGCGCCGAGCTCCTGCGCTCGTTCTGCGAGAGCGCGATCGGCCAGTGCACGCTCGTGCTCGCAGGCGAGGGCAACCTGATCCACGCGGGCGAACCTTACGGCCCGCTCGTCTCCGCGCTCACCCGCGCCGCCCCGATGCTCGGCCACGAGCCCGGATCCCTCGGCCCGCTCGTCCGGCAGCGCGCCCCCGAGGCCATGCTCGGCAACGGCCGCCTGCTGCTCGACCTCTGCCCAGCGCTCGCCTCCCTCGTGCCGGACGATCGTCCCGCCGAACCCCTGCCCCCCGCGTTCGCCGACGAACGCATGACGACGACCCTGCTCCGCCTGCTCGCGGCGCTCGCCGTGCCCGAGCGGCCCATCGTGCTGGCGATCTCGCACCTCGACGCGGCCGACAGCGCGACGTTACGCCTCGTCATGCGCCTGCTCGAGAGCAGCACGTGCCGGTATCTGCTGATCGCCGCCACGCTCTCGGACCGCGCGCACCCGGCGTGGGAGGAGACACTCGGCGCGTGGCTGCAGGAGGGCAGCCGGGCCCGCGTGGACGGCGTCCACCTCGGCCCGCCGGACGACGCGGAGCTCCGGGCCCAGCGCGCCGCGATCACGAGCCTCCCGGAGCCGTCCCGCCTGGCGCTCGCCGCCGCCGCATGCCTCGGACGAACGGCCGATCTCGACGCCATCGCGGCCGCCCTGGGCGCGCCCCCCGACGAGGTCCGGTCACGCCTCGCGCCTGCCGAAGCGGCCGGTCTGCTCGGCCGCGAGGGCGCGACGTACGTGTTCGAAAGCGACCTCGAAGCCCGTGACGTCCGGCGGGAGGCCACGCGGGACGACCACGCGCGGCTCGCGGCGATGCACCTCCGCCTCGCCGCGTTCCTCATGCGCGGGATGAGGGAGGACGAGCCGAACGAGCGGCTCTACGAGGCAGCAGGGCACGTCCTCTGCGGCAGGAGCGGCGCGTCCCGCGCGCACCTCGCGCCGG is from Polyangium spumosum and encodes:
- a CDS encoding M16 family metallopeptidase; the protein is MLRRNSRRAAFGLVSLALIAVPTGLSLAQATADAPPATAAAAGSSMRVSLPFEKFVLPNGLEVILHEDHRTPVVAVNVWYHVGSKDEGPGRNGFAHLFEHVMFQGSRNVGEDQFFRYLERAGASDRNGTTNTDRTNYYETVPSGELGLALWLESDRMGYLLDHANDETFKSQREVVKNERRQNYENAPYGLVRQFIRGTLFPKTHPYHRLTIGTPQDLDAATFDDVRDFFKRYYVPNNATLVIAGDFQPAKAKELVTRYFAGLPRGADPKPVRGPVPSPLTKETRLDVEAGVTLPRLVISWTTPPHFVSGDAELDMVSDVLASGKSSRLYKRLVYDMQIAQSVSAAQESAELGSVFEITVTLQKDKNLDEVFKVVDEELDKLRAAPPAAEELDRARTRTLSGLVFSAERVTGRADLLNMYNRRVGDPGFFEKDLARYQKVTAGDVTKALATYLPKDKRVVTFVRPVADAPRAGRLVGGTP